One genomic region from Osmerus mordax isolate fOsmMor3 chromosome 4, fOsmMor3.pri, whole genome shotgun sequence encodes:
- the LOC136941604 gene encoding P2Y purinoceptor 4-like, giving the protein MAVNSNPSINITSSGNTSSSNSTAYWDHFLFDFECSPFSCFLSQMMEIQIYQCIVYSSNLFLLGFKIFILLTGLPANVGLAWLLLSPRRALSASEVLGFNLSLMDILYCLSLPLDVYIILYPDPPEKMMMLSDAASALNVFGCPLLLACMCVERYLAAAHPVAYLRLRSREYRIAACALAWLLTLAVVLLAYYLGVFNMVLYLALTTSVLFLVMLLCLIGMVWVLWGSGPGEGPQAGVPLKRKVVRSILVVMLPALVAYTPLVALVPHLSIIYYQKKVNDTQCSILQVLWIFPSFGTYIGPMFYLSRVKQLACWRKTGRVTEQSPNSNIQVG; this is encoded by the coding sequence ATGGCTGTCAACAGCAACCCCTCCATTAACATCACATCTTCAGGAAACACGTCGTCCAGCAACTCTACAGCCTACTGGGACCACTTCCTGTTCGACTTTGAGTGTTCACCTTTCTCATGCTTCCTCTCACAgatgatggaaatacaaatatatCAGTGCATTGTTTACTCTTCCAACCTgtttctcctgggattcaaaaTCTTCATCCTGCTGACTGGCCTGCCGGCCAACGTGGGCCTGGCATGGCTCCTCCTGAGCCCCAGGAGGGCTCTGTCGGCCTCCGAGGTTCTGGGCTTCAACCTGTCCCTGATGGACATCCTCTACTGCCTCAGCCTGCCGCTGGACGTTTACATCATCCTGTACCCAGACCCCCCAGAGAAGATGATGATGCTCTCTGACGCTGCCTCTGCCCTCAACGTGTTCGGCTGCCCCCTGCTGCTAGCGTGCATGTGCGTGGAGCGTTACCTGGCGGCCGCGCACCCTGTAGCGTACCTCAGACTGCGCAGCAGAGAGTACCGCATCGCCGCGTGTGCCCTGGCCTGGCTGCTCACGCTGGCCGTGGTTCTGCTGGCCTATTACCTGGGTGTCTTCAACATGGTTCTGTATCTGGCCCTGACCACCTCCGTCCTGTTCCTGGTCATGCTTCTATGTCTGATTGGGATGGTGTGGGTCCTGTGGGGGAGTGGCCCTGGAGAGGGTCCACAGGCTGGCGTGCCTCTGAAGAGGAAGGTTGTGAGAAGCATTCTGGTGGTGATGCTGCCCGCTCTGGTGGCGTACACGCCCTTGGTGGCCCTGGTGCCTCATTTATCCATCATCTACTACCAGAAAAAAGTCAACGACACTCAGTGCTCCATCCTGCAGGTCCTCTGGATATTCCCAAGTTTTGGCACCTACATCGGGCCCATGTTCTACCTGTCCCGCGTTAAACAGCTGGCTTgctggagaaagacagggagggtAACAGAGCAGTCCCCCAACTCCAACATACAGGTAGGATGA
- the LOC136941474 gene encoding uncharacterized protein, with amino-acid sequence MELRVEEEYGVDRSSEEYQLLLAYCTRRSRQKSLISAEGPLPPLAPRISLPGELGLRIYGQGGPQPVRPQLHGPRDTVVKKKKLVARFECTSGADTQPGSSDSGAADEGRGLTGVADRLTQIAEAVQIGPSSLEPDAPENPEDVIQKLVELLKNSGDQLNEEIQKNQAMQAYLQSTFTYALFEQLTSRVQEVVSGGRAGRTAEALDRLERQQIAVAFEVTSRLSAVHLLPMSRAMGYGTHYVQTHHSSWVKQRGGWQKAFESEDID; translated from the exons ATGGAGCTCCGGGTAGAGGAGGAGTATGGAGTGGACAGGAGCAGTGAGGAGTATCAGCTCCTTTTGGCCTACTGCACCAGGAGGTCCAGGCAGAAGTCTCTCATAAGTGCTGAGGGCCCTTTGCCACCACTTGCCCCTAGGATATCCTTACCGGGAGAATTAGGCCTACGTATTTATGGGCAAGGGGGACCACAGCCTGTAAGGCCTCAGTTACACGGGCCTAGAGACACCGtcgtgaagaagaagaagctagTGGCAAGATTCGAGTGTACATCCGGTGCCGATACACAACCTGGTTCTTCTGATTCTG gagCAGCAGACGAAGGCAGGGGTCTCACTGGTgtggctgacaggctgactcAGATAGCAGAGGCTGTGCAGATCGGACCGAGCAGTTTAGAACCAGACGCCCCTGAGAACCCAGAGG ATGTGATTCAGAAACTGGTGGAGCTTCTGAAGAACTCTGGAGACCAGCTGAATGAGGAg ATCCAGAAGAACCAGGCCATGCAGGCCTACCTCCAGAGCACCTTCACCTACGCTCTGTTTGAGCAGCTGACCTCTAGGGTTCAGGAGGTAGTGAGCGGGGGGAGGGCCGGCCGGACGGCCGAGGCCCTGGACCGGCTGGAGAGGCAGCAGATCGCCGTAGCCTTCGAGGTGACCAGCAGGCTGTCAGCGGTCCACTTGCTGCCCATGAGTAGGGCCATGGGCTACGGCACTCACTACGTCCAGACACACCACTCCTCCTGGGTGAAGCAGCGCGGAGGCTGG CAAAAAGCATTTGAATCCGAAGACATTGATTAA